The Eleutherodactylus coqui strain aEleCoq1 chromosome 10, aEleCoq1.hap1, whole genome shotgun sequence genome contains the following window.
TCTGTAAGGCCACCTGTAGACGGCCGTGTCAGATCCCGCTGCGtgaaattctcgcagcggaatgcggtcccatgcccctgcagaggcctgtggcttacccgctcccagcgtcttcattctctgctatgAGCCgcctgccggcgcatgcgcagagaggagccggactgtcaccagtgacatttctgtgcgcgtgcctctgcgagacccgcacagaaataggacatgacgcgatttgttttccgcatgtgttttcacacggacaaattacagccatctgcctaggattgcggtatctaatgcaatcccatgCAGACGGCACGGGCGGAATTTCCAGCCATGAGCAGAGGGCCATAATGAACCAGGACTCCAGCTTGatgcaatgtatcagtgcaggtaacataaaCTATCCGGATTTGTGCTGCTATGGttggctcacagaggattgtctacacCATATGATGGGGTGTCTGGACTGTGACTGACCCCCAAGGAAACAGTGGGGGATATGTGCAGATTGTGTGGTGGGAGGAGGTGACTGCAGGCGCCGCACGGAGTCGGGATCCATCTGGTGCCAAACATGACCTACACTTGCGAGATTGAATCAGATGAACGGATGGTGGCGAGTACGTTCCATACAAGCTGGCAAAGCTAAGGGTTGAGGAGTCTCCGGTCACTATGATAGCGGCGGTTACAGCTACACGACTTTCTCCTGTGCAACCAACGTTTGCTGCAACCTCACACTGGCAATGGGGGAACTGGTTGCTGATATTGGTTTTTGTGACCTGTCACTCGTACCGCAACTTCACTGACCGTGCGAGGAAGCAGGGCTACACAGCTGTGCAACCGGTCACAGCCAACAATGGTGCTACATTCTGCCcctattttacatatataacactgcagttttcTTGACCGGAACTCCAAGAATCATAGGAGTATAAGATGCTTGGTGTTTTGGACCAAAGACCCGCAGTCAGACCGAGACACACTTCTGCATGTCGTACGTGAAATATGGCAGTGTGGTTAGCGCTGTAAGGCTCATTAAAACAGCAATATTTTTCCCTGTATTagaccgcctgcagatggccgggtcggatcccgttgtgagaattctcgcagcgggatctgcccctgcagtgaccagtgcggctcacctgcttccGCGTCCGCTCAGCTCTGTGATgttccggctgccgcccagccggcgcatgcgcaaagcggagccggcccgtcggtagtgacatttctgtgcaggcctctgcgagacccgcacagaaatagaacatgccgcgatgttttcccgcacgtGTTTTCAGGTCGACGAATCGCGGCTgggtgcataggattgcgttttgtaatgcaatcctatgcaggtgggcataGGCGAAAAttttgcgggaaatcctgccgtggaatatccgcccgtgtgcagggggccatatgcATGTATTTTTTACGTACATAAGGATACATGCACATGGATGATATTTATGTCCAGTCCAAAAATTTTCAGACGGAAAGtttgaataaaaaatatattttaaaaaaaatgtacgtgTGTGCGGTCCTGTGAATGGGACAGCACTCTGATGGGATATCCATGCGCTGCCTGTTGCGAGTTGTGCCTGACAATAGTAGGTGCAACTTTTAACTCCTCCAGGTGCAGCTACCCTaaagccagcttcacatgggcgagagaattgcacaagatttgtgcattgcgagacgcacaaatctcacaaatatgaacgccattcttttgaatgaggtcatacagatgagcgattttttttccctgcatcacTTGCAGTAAAAATGCGTATTTTATGAACTGAATACACATCCACTCGTGTGCAGACGACTTTACGGTGTAGCCTTGTCCGTATCCGCCTCCTGGTGACAACTCACCTTTGATATCTACATATAACAACATCAGCTCAAAGTAAACCAACACATATGGGCAGTGTGGCACAGCGGGTGTGGCACCTCACGCTTCAATTTACCAAACTGGCTCAAACCAGTCTCCTCCTTACCAAGAAGCGTTCTCAAGGTCAGTGATGCTTCATTCAGTAGTTTATTAGGCAGTGCTGCCTCCCAGTGGTAAGACCCTCTATGTGCAGGAGTGTCCTCCTGAAGTAAGCGTCCCTCACCGCTGAGTATCTGTGGCATCGCAGCAGGAAGAGTGTCTCATCCTCCACGGCCTCTTGGGGGTGCTGTTGTCACAGTCTACTTCCACCTGTGCCACCCTGATTGGATGGCCAGGCTCTGGGCACTCTGTCTGTAGGCGCTTATGATCTGGTAGGATTTCTAGATAGAAGGCCAGTTTATATTCCCGCTGTAGCCCCTCCTGGTATAATTGTCAGTTTCCGGGATGCTCTTATGTCATACTCTTATTTTCTTAATTTTGGCTTTTCAGCAGTGCCGGTTGCGGAGTTGGTTTCCCTGGGTTTGGGTGGGTTGTTCTGGGTGTGTCCAGTTTGTTTGGGACCCTTTGATGTACCATGGCTTTAGGATGGTAGGTGCTTGGATTGCTGGTTTGTAGGAGGGCCCGGAATGATAGCGCCCTCCCCTGCATTAAACGTGTAGAGGAAATCTAGCCAGCTTAGCTCTAGAGGCATTGTTTGAGGTGCTCCAATAGACTTGGAGAAGGTACTTGCAGAATTCCAGGTGGAATACTTATGTTAGGCTGAAATCCCACCATGACCAATCAGGGCATGTGGGTAGACCCCAGACGTCTCTGGCGTACAGGAGGATCGAGGTGATGATGCTGCCATTGGTAGTTTGAGATGGTACAGGCTTCTGCTGGCATAAGAGGTTTGGCATGGCACTGTCTGCACATACAAACTATGTACCCACCAGCTAGATGCAACATGGGTGTCATTGTCCCGTGCCGTTCTGTCCCGTCCCAAGGGGTCTTGCACAGTTCCCCCCTCTATTTTCCTATAGCATTTATCATGTTCTACCCCGACATCCCATTCGGTCTCTCCCCCATCTTTGGCATCTTGCATAGTCTCATCATTCCCTCCCTCTTGCTCTATGGTGTCCCAAATAATTCCCTTCCTTTATGTTTGGCAGTCCCGATGACCACCTAGATCCAGCATCACCGCCTCTCCATCCTCAGTACAGCTGGGTTGGGATACTCAGGAACTTCTATGGCCCTTTCCCCAAACTTCATCTTCAACAGCTCCACGTGGCGATTTGGAGCCTGAACTGAAGCACCTGCAAAGCGCAGCGTCTGCAAGGGCTGGAGGAAGCTCTCCGGAAACTCAATGTCCTGAGGATGACCAGTCCAAGAGTCCCGGGTCATCAGCCCATCCCGGGGATAGAAAGGCCATAGATCAACATGGAGGTGGTTGATCTGGCTGTACTGCACCCTGAAGAAGTCACCCTCCACAGCCCGCTCCCACACAAAGCCCTCTTCATCTATGAGGGACCCTCCCTGAGCCCCCCGCAGCTCTGGACACAAGGTGATGTCCTCCAAGTAGATACCAAGATCTACATCATAGTCCCAGGGGATGATATCACCATGCCGCGCGGCCCCAAGTAGGCTTCCTCCTTCCAGCCAATATCGCACGTTGTTGGCTTCCAGAACTTTAATGACGTGGAGGGCAGTGACCCTCAATGCACGGAGGCAGCAGGGGGGTGTCCAGCGCCCCTCATACAGATAATCTGGGGTTTCTCCAACCACAGTCCCAAAGCAGCGTGGTGTGTCTTTGGTGCAGCCAAACCAGCGATCACCTCCATCCAAACCCCGGACCAGCCTTATGTTCAGTGCCCGCATTGTTGCTGCCTCCTCTGCCCGCTCTGCTTGGTCTGCCTTCCAACGACCATGGTCTGTGGCCGGGAAAGGAGTATGAGGAAATAGGACATCATCCATCACCTTCACCCTCCATCCACGTAGAGCTGCTTGAATAAATATGGCTGCCTGCAGGGGGCGGGAGAGAGGAAAAGGCAAGTCAAACAAGTCACGGGATCGCATTAGAATCACTGCAGCTCCAGCCACCGCTCCGCAGGAGTCTCTGTCACCGGCTGCACTGTACTGCGCGGTCCACTCCCTCCGAGACACATTCAGGTGCAGACAGCGCAGAGGTGCACGAGCTCCAGCTGCCACAAGTCTGACTCCAGGTGGAGCATCACGCAGTCCTCGAGCCATTCGCTCCAGTAGATCAGGAGGATCCAGAGCGCAGCCATCTGGTACCAGAGCCACGAGACGGGTGTGAACATGCGACTCAAGGCGGGATGCCGAGCTGGGCTGCTCAGGGGACGGGTGAAGCCTCAGGAGGGTTGCTCCAGGTACTGGCGGGTACAGAACTGTCTCTGAAGCCACAAGGATCTGAAGAGTGGGGCGAGAGTGCAGGAAGGAATGGTGCAATTCTGCAAGGCCATGCTCAAAGGGGCGAAACTCCCGCACGATGACCGTGATGCCAGCGGATAGAGGGGACTGGGGACGTCCTGCTGGGCGGATGTGGAGGTGCCAGGTGTAGTACAGCAGCAGCACATTACAGATCAGAGTCAGAGCAACCAGGACATGGCACAGCGGGCAGCGCATCCTCAGCCCATCACACACAACACAGGCCTGAGGAGAGAAGAAACGCCATGGTTAATACAGGCCTCGAAACATGTAGAATGATAGGGTCTATCGCCTCCTGGATGAAGTCCCCAGATATACAGTACTGACGGGATACAACTACAGACATACCAGGAGGGTCCCTAACTCTGCTTGAGCCCTGCTCCTCAAAcaatacagctctgctataggGTGTCCTGTATGCGGCCATATAGAAGTACGAGGCCCACTCAAGTACAAATCTGCCTGCATGGACATATAGCGAGGAACCCCAATCTGCACACATACAGTTCAAAAagaactaaggccccctgtccacgaccgtgaATTCACCAGCGATTTATGCGAATCACGCAGGATGAAGCAGGCTgaaactttccatagcgttgctatggaa
Protein-coding sequences here:
- the FKRP gene encoding ribitol 5-phosphate transferase FKRP — translated: MRCPLCHVLVALTLICNVLLLYYTWHLHIRPAGRPQSPLSAGITVIVREFRPFEHGLAELHHSFLHSRPTLQILVASETVLYPPVPGATLLRLHPSPEQPSSASRLESHVHTRLVALVPDGCALDPPDLLERMARGLRDAPPGVRLVAAGARAPLRCLHLNVSRREWTAQYSAAGDRDSCGAVAGAAVILMRSRDLFDLPFPLSRPLQAAIFIQAALRGWRVKVMDDVLFPHTPFPATDHGRWKADQAERAEEAATMRALNIRLVRGLDGGDRWFGCTKDTPRCFGTVVGETPDYLYEGRWTPPCCLRALRVTALHVIKVLEANNVRYWLEGGSLLGAARHGDIIPWDYDVDLGIYLEDITLCPELRGAQGGSLIDEEGFVWERAVEGDFFRVQYSQINHLHVDLWPFYPRDGLMTRDSWTGHPQDIEFPESFLQPLQTLRFAGASVQAPNRHVELLKMKFGERAIEVPEYPNPAVLRMERR